Proteins encoded together in one Planctomycetaceae bacterium window:
- a CDS encoding DUF1592 domain-containing protein, with translation MVRAAAGILVAHMVVFSLSSDLLADDFSQLRDQFLAHCVRCHGQDGVVEGNVNLLSVQGAKDPLSRPELLQKLIRVVEDREMPPADEPQPSLDVRTALAAQLKTILAETLRSYPFDRTPMRRMNRFQYNNAVVDLLELDRDIFQLNERLMRRRDDYFDPATRSMPSKVRVSCRPLSKDIDNQRPEGFRGVAAFPQDQRAEHGFDNRADHLTLSPLLMEAFLELSQSVAGSPDLNDKECRSWSWLFAAPAEESIDDGGMTSVIRERVGRLLRRAFRRSIDAETRESFVRFAEAQLAAGASFEQTMRAVVGAVLAMPEFLYFHDEPADGSSDRATTGREPVSDFELASRLALFLWSSIPDDTLLDLADAGRLSDPDTLGAQIDRMLDDRRTGRFCDNFPSQWLQLDRLITAIPDREMYPYFYYHGYRTSMHMMSEPLLLFETVYIEDRSILDLLAPDFTWQSEMLRQNYEGVSASGHDVQVQTFERVAIDHPRRGGVITNAAVMTMTSTPTRTQPITRGAWLNEVVFNDPPEPPPADVPPLPEVDHEQLAKLTIRERLAVHRQRADCAACHNRIDPLGFALENFGPTGVWRDKYENGRDVDVSGLLFNQYEFTTLEEFKSLLVRHKQRFIRAFASHLMSYALGRQPGPADGPALDEITERAVNGEDHMRTILKAVAMSDPFRHKNASTAD, from the coding sequence ATGGTCCGAGCCGCCGCGGGTATCCTGGTCGCTCACATGGTCGTGTTCAGTTTGTCGTCGGATTTGTTGGCCGATGACTTCTCACAGCTCCGTGACCAGTTTCTGGCACACTGCGTCCGCTGCCACGGTCAGGACGGTGTTGTCGAAGGCAACGTCAACCTGCTGTCTGTGCAGGGGGCTAAGGATCCCTTGAGCAGGCCCGAGCTGCTGCAGAAACTGATCCGGGTCGTTGAAGATCGTGAGATGCCGCCGGCCGACGAACCTCAGCCGTCGCTGGACGTACGGACCGCATTGGCGGCTCAGCTAAAGACGATCCTTGCCGAGACACTGCGATCGTACCCCTTCGACCGGACGCCGATGAGGCGGATGAATCGCTTTCAGTACAACAACGCGGTTGTTGACCTGCTGGAGCTGGACCGTGACATCTTTCAACTGAATGAGCGGCTGATGCGGCGCAGGGACGACTACTTCGACCCGGCGACGCGCAGCATGCCTTCGAAAGTGCGCGTCTCATGCCGTCCACTGTCGAAGGACATCGACAATCAGCGTCCCGAAGGCTTCCGCGGCGTCGCGGCCTTTCCGCAGGACCAGCGGGCCGAACACGGCTTTGACAATCGCGCCGATCACCTGACGTTGTCACCACTGCTGATGGAGGCGTTCCTGGAATTGAGCCAGTCCGTCGCCGGGAGTCCGGATCTGAATGATAAGGAATGCCGGAGTTGGAGCTGGCTCTTCGCGGCGCCGGCTGAAGAGTCCATTGACGACGGCGGGATGACGAGCGTCATTCGCGAGCGGGTCGGCAGGCTGCTGCGGCGTGCATTTCGCAGGTCGATCGATGCTGAGACCCGGGAGAGCTTTGTCCGATTTGCCGAGGCGCAACTGGCTGCCGGCGCTTCCTTCGAGCAGACCATGAGAGCAGTCGTCGGTGCAGTCCTTGCCATGCCGGAATTCCTGTACTTTCATGACGAGCCGGCCGACGGAAGTTCGGATCGTGCGACGACCGGCCGGGAACCCGTAAGCGACTTCGAGCTGGCTTCGCGCCTGGCCCTGTTCCTGTGGAGCAGCATTCCGGACGACACCCTGCTGGACCTTGCAGACGCGGGACGACTGAGCGACCCGGACACGCTGGGCGCTCAGATTGACCGCATGCTGGACGATCGCCGGACGGGACGCTTCTGCGACAATTTCCCGTCGCAATGGCTGCAACTGGATCGGTTGATCACCGCAATTCCTGACCGGGAGATGTATCCGTATTTCTACTATCACGGCTATCGCACCAGCATGCACATGATGTCCGAACCGCTGCTGTTGTTTGAGACGGTCTACATCGAAGACCGATCGATTCTCGATTTGCTCGCGCCTGATTTCACGTGGCAGAGCGAGATGCTGCGTCAGAACTATGAAGGAGTGTCCGCTTCCGGCCACGACGTGCAGGTGCAGACGTTCGAGAGGGTCGCCATCGACCACCCGCGCCGCGGCGGAGTCATTACCAACGCCGCGGTGATGACAATGACGTCGACTCCCACCAGGACTCAGCCCATTACGCGCGGCGCCTGGCTGAATGAAGTGGTGTTTAACGATCCGCCGGAACCGCCTCCCGCCGATGTCCCGCCGCTGCCGGAAGTGGACCACGAACAGTTGGCGAAACTGACGATCCGCGAACGCCTGGCGGTGCATCGGCAGCGGGCCGACTGTGCCGCCTGCCACAACAGAATCGATCCACTGGGCTTTGCTCTGGAGAACTTCGGTCCCACCGGAGTCTGGCGGGACAAGTATGAAAACGGCCGCGACGTAGATGTCAGCGGCCTGTTATTCAATCAATATGAGTTCACTACACTGGAAGAATTCAAGTCGCTGTTGGTACGCCACAAGCAGCGATTCATCCGCGCTTTTGCATCACATCTGATGTCGTACGCGCTCGGCCGTCAGCCTGGACCGGCGGATGGACCCGCACTGGATGAGATCACCGAACGAGCAGTCAACGGTGAAGATCACATGCGAACGATTCTGAAAGCGGTGGCGATGAGCGATCCGTTTCGGCACAAGAATGCGTCCACCGCGGACTGA
- the madM gene encoding malonate transporter subunit MadM, with protein sequence MNALCQAVESVLTKYSLVTAFAFVGIIIWLSYAISRHITRGRMHGSAIAILIGLLLAYVGGVATGGTKGIADIDCLAGIGLMGGAMLRDLAIVATAFGVRLDEFLRTGISGVVSLLVGVLVSFLVGAVIAYSFGYRDAVSMTTIGGGAATYIVGPVTGTALGASSEVIALSVAAGLVKSMLVMTMTPFVAKWIGLDNPRSALIFGGLMGTTSGVAGGLAATDERLVPYGAMTATFYTGLGCLVGPSFVFIVIRSVVSS encoded by the coding sequence ATGAACGCTCTGTGCCAGGCTGTCGAATCGGTGCTGACGAAGTATTCGCTGGTCACGGCATTTGCGTTCGTCGGCATCATCATTTGGTTGTCATACGCCATCTCGCGTCACATTACTCGGGGACGCATGCACGGTTCGGCGATCGCCATTCTGATCGGATTGCTGCTGGCCTATGTGGGCGGTGTGGCGACCGGCGGCACGAAAGGGATCGCAGATATCGATTGCCTTGCCGGAATTGGTCTGATGGGCGGAGCCATGCTGAGAGATCTTGCCATCGTCGCGACAGCGTTTGGAGTACGGCTGGATGAATTCCTCAGGACCGGCATCAGCGGAGTTGTCTCGCTGCTTGTCGGCGTGCTCGTTTCGTTCCTTGTTGGAGCAGTCATCGCGTATTCGTTCGGTTATCGGGACGCCGTCAGCATGACGACAATCGGAGGCGGAGCGGCGACGTACATCGTCGGTCCCGTCACCGGAACTGCGCTTGGGGCGTCGAGTGAAGTGATCGCGCTCAGTGTCGCAGCCGGACTTGTCAAATCCATGCTGGTGATGACGATGACGCCGTTCGTGGCGAAATGGATCGGGCTCGACAACCCGCGTTCGGCGCTGATCTTCGGCGGACTGATGGGAACCACAAGCGGCGTGGCCGGCGGATTGGCGGCGACGGATGAAAGACTGGTTCCGTATGGCGCGATGACGGCGACGTTTTACACCGGGCTGGGATGTCTGGTGGGACCGTCGTTCGTGTTCATTGTCATTCGTTCTGTGGTGAGTTCGTAG
- a CDS encoding DUF1552 domain-containing protein → MKTSRQARHASRRRFLSATGGAMLSLPWLESVACQCQGASRGERISSPTRLAFFYLPNGITRRGFFPGEGDRELPQFAGQNNVWRFEGTSVPVGSHPLTFSPTLKPLHPMREKLSLITGLDREFQQGTDSHAQAASCFLTSVAPYEVKNSAYPLARTLDHIAADVISRDTPYSTLELSCNDHANNIESIYFDNMSWYGTGHVAPSMRNPRKVYDRLFGTQQNSRVRNITDLALENARGLQRRLSTGDRKRFDEYLTAIRTIETRMDRIDSLRSELVANDIQRPADHLPRNEYIHLMGDLLVTALQTGLTNVGTLMVGPERWTTPTNWEGILDKPQSHHAMTHAPHDHLEDLLKLDHFHVSAYARLLQRMDGIEEADGTTLLDNTIFTLGAGMGDGTTHQYNDLPIVIAGGGGGTLLLGKHVHCRPGTPLANLWLTQLHALGVEQDHYADSTGILAEIRS, encoded by the coding sequence ATGAAGACTTCCCGCCAGGCCCGACATGCCTCCCGCCGCCGCTTCCTCTCCGCAACCGGCGGCGCAATGCTAAGTCTGCCCTGGCTGGAGAGCGTCGCGTGCCAGTGTCAGGGTGCTTCACGCGGTGAGCGCATCTCTTCGCCGACGCGGCTGGCCTTTTTCTACCTTCCCAACGGCATCACTCGCCGCGGCTTCTTCCCAGGCGAAGGCGACCGGGAGCTGCCACAGTTCGCCGGACAGAACAACGTCTGGCGGTTTGAGGGAACGTCGGTTCCGGTTGGCAGCCATCCGCTGACGTTCAGCCCGACACTGAAGCCGCTGCATCCAATGCGGGAAAAGCTGTCGCTGATCACTGGGCTGGACCGGGAGTTTCAGCAGGGAACCGACTCGCACGCTCAGGCGGCTTCGTGCTTTCTCACCAGCGTGGCGCCGTATGAAGTGAAGAACTCCGCCTATCCGCTGGCACGCACTCTCGACCACATTGCAGCTGATGTCATCTCCCGGGATACGCCGTACTCAACGCTGGAACTGAGTTGCAACGACCACGCAAACAACATCGAGTCCATTTACTTCGACAATATGTCCTGGTACGGCACCGGGCACGTCGCACCTTCGATGCGGAATCCGCGGAAAGTCTACGATCGCCTGTTCGGAACTCAGCAGAACAGTCGTGTTCGCAACATCACCGACCTGGCACTCGAAAACGCCCGGGGATTGCAGCGGCGGCTGAGCACCGGTGACCGCAAAAGGTTCGACGAATATCTGACAGCGATTCGCACCATCGAAACGCGAATGGACCGGATTGATTCGCTCAGGTCCGAATTGGTCGCAAACGACATCCAGCGGCCGGCCGACCACCTGCCGAGGAACGAGTATATTCACTTGATGGGCGATCTGCTGGTGACGGCCCTGCAGACGGGGCTCACCAATGTCGGCACGCTGATGGTCGGGCCGGAGCGGTGGACAACGCCGACGAACTGGGAAGGCATCCTGGACAAGCCGCAAAGTCACCACGCCATGACCCACGCGCCGCATGATCACCTGGAAGATCTGCTGAAGCTGGACCACTTTCATGTGTCCGCGTACGCCAGACTGCTTCAGCGGATGGACGGCATCGAGGAAGCGGACGGAACAACGCTGCTGGACAACACGATCTTCACGCTTGGCGCCGGCATGGGTGACGGCACGACGCACCAATACAACGACCTGCCAATCGTCATCGCCGGTGGCGGTGGCGGAACGCTGCTGCTCGGCAAGCACGTCCACTGCCGGCCAGGGACGCCCCTCGCCAACCTCTGGCTAACTCAACTGCACGCTCTCGGCGTCGAGCAGGACCATTATGCCGACAGCACTGGGATACTGGCGGAAATCCGGAGCTGA
- a CDS encoding multiheme c-type cytochrome, translating into MTAWTAIFRKSFKSAIRAGLAGAAVGMMLVPTLSPSTARAGEGVATGPAGVRPASLNSTPRLVDEDEPEADDADADEGSGSDVESDEQAVLRQAIDQAHAAVFENDCFPSAAKCATCHPQHYREWSVSPHAYAQLSPVFNAMSNKLNKLNNGTLADFCIRCHTPVGMALNEPINISNVNRPPSSREGVTCVVCHRVNQSWGKGAGRLALVSGNLHQAVYGPIGSSVLNDVLANPDRYGVLKSSPAPDVRGRDIHSKSFRFFQMTTSGFCGACHDVFAPNGFRLEDAFSEFKNSPSAQVLGHNCQDCHMGKVPGEACGYDYGPAAVIGNATTPPRKHTNHMIAGPDYSIIHRGLFPHNPKAIREEHEHDPLTNGLATMREWLVFDDAAGWGTREFEASVLEGTYFPPPWDDPEKRKEARRILEDQYELLAEYTSQRLQVLRAGYKLGHVEVEEADRDRIEFHVKVSNGTPGHGVPTGFDAERMLFLRVHVWDPRGRMVFQSGDLDPNGDVRDSHSFYVHNGHLPVDQHLFSLQSRFITRNIRGGEREQILNVPFSLDPLPYIRPETRPFTVLGRPIGARKHKQNIEAEGSRLAHYELSGKQVPGPGCYTVRVQMIAGMVPINLVQEISDIGFDYGMSAKAIAKGVVDGHLILHETAERIWVK; encoded by the coding sequence ATGACAGCTTGGACAGCAATCTTCAGGAAATCATTCAAGTCGGCAATTCGTGCCGGACTTGCCGGCGCTGCCGTCGGAATGATGCTGGTGCCGACGTTGTCGCCGTCGACTGCCCGTGCTGGCGAGGGAGTCGCGACCGGACCGGCCGGCGTTCGTCCCGCGTCACTGAATTCGACCCCGCGCCTGGTCGACGAAGACGAGCCCGAAGCGGACGACGCTGACGCCGATGAAGGCAGCGGCAGCGACGTGGAATCGGACGAACAGGCGGTTCTGAGGCAGGCCATCGACCAGGCTCACGCCGCCGTGTTTGAAAACGACTGCTTTCCGTCCGCGGCCAAATGTGCCACCTGCCATCCGCAGCACTATCGCGAATGGTCCGTTTCGCCTCACGCCTACGCACAGTTGAGTCCTGTGTTCAACGCGATGTCCAACAAGCTGAACAAGCTCAACAACGGCACGCTGGCCGACTTCTGCATTCGCTGTCACACCCCGGTGGGAATGGCACTGAATGAACCGATCAACATCTCCAACGTCAACCGGCCTCCGTCGTCCCGCGAAGGTGTCACCTGCGTGGTCTGCCACCGCGTCAATCAGTCGTGGGGTAAGGGAGCCGGCCGACTGGCGCTGGTTTCCGGAAATCTGCACCAGGCCGTCTACGGTCCGATCGGAAGTTCGGTGCTGAACGACGTGCTGGCGAACCCGGACCGCTATGGCGTGCTGAAATCGTCTCCCGCTCCGGATGTGCGCGGACGCGACATTCACTCGAAGTCATTTCGCTTTTTCCAGATGACAACCTCCGGCTTCTGCGGAGCCTGTCATGACGTGTTCGCACCCAACGGCTTTCGACTGGAAGACGCGTTCAGCGAATTCAAGAACTCTCCGTCCGCTCAGGTGCTGGGCCACAACTGCCAGGACTGCCACATGGGGAAGGTTCCCGGCGAGGCATGCGGCTATGACTATGGTCCGGCAGCCGTCATCGGAAACGCGACGACACCGCCGCGAAAACACACGAACCACATGATTGCCGGGCCGGACTATTCCATCATTCATCGCGGCCTGTTTCCTCACAACCCGAAGGCGATACGCGAGGAACATGAACACGATCCGCTGACGAACGGCCTGGCCACCATGCGTGAGTGGCTGGTGTTCGACGACGCGGCCGGCTGGGGAACTCGCGAGTTTGAAGCGAGTGTCCTGGAAGGCACCTATTTTCCTCCGCCGTGGGACGACCCGGAAAAACGCAAGGAAGCTCGCCGAATTCTTGAGGACCAGTACGAACTGCTGGCGGAATACACGTCGCAGCGGCTGCAGGTTCTGCGAGCGGGCTACAAACTGGGACATGTGGAAGTCGAAGAAGCCGACCGCGACCGCATTGAATTTCACGTGAAAGTTTCCAACGGCACTCCCGGCCACGGTGTTCCGACCGGATTCGACGCGGAACGCATGTTGTTTCTGCGAGTCCATGTCTGGGATCCCCGCGGACGAATGGTGTTCCAGTCCGGAGACCTGGATCCGAACGGCGACGTTCGCGACAGCCACTCCTTCTATGTTCATAACGGTCACCTGCCGGTGGACCAGCACCTGTTTTCGCTGCAGTCGCGGTTCATCACCCGCAACATCCGCGGCGGAGAACGCGAACAGATTCTGAACGTGCCGTTCTCGCTGGACCCGCTTCCCTACATTCGTCCGGAAACACGGCCGTTCACGGTTCTGGGGCGTCCGATCGGAGCACGAAAACACAAGCAGAACATTGAAGCGGAAGGGTCACGCCTGGCTCACTACGAACTGTCCGGAAAGCAGGTTCCCGGTCCCGGATGCTACACCGTCCGCGTGCAGATGATTGCCGGCATGGTCCCGATCAACCTGGTCCAGGAAATCTCCGACATCGGGTTCGACTATGGCATGAGCGCCAAGGCGATCGCGAAAGGCGTCGTCGACGGGCATCTGATTCTGCACGAAACCGCGGAACGGATCTGGGTGAAGTAA
- a CDS encoding dicarboxylate/amino acid:cation symporter, translating to MTGENDSGGWPLHYRILLAMVIGTVVGVALNPGEIAISGPVELRIVHDENAILFSEVIPETSKVLYSEKFADAAALAKSYPRLAEALGEKAELTVACDNPRARIVRDRSGVTIVWQRNHDGNPAVSQIAASSGEKLPEFWRLLVSQHPAGVAGGMTIAAKALGDLFLQLLKMVTVPLILTSLVTGVTGLGSRGNFGRMFGRTITYYIVTSMLAITTGLVLVNIIHPGVGAILPGGGAVVEQSEESVVEIVFQQVLRLFPANPIEAIAQGEFLSIISFAILLGIFINFIGGDHGQRLTELFEAAFAVMMRMTSWVISLAPFGVAAFMIFATASQGFDVFRTLAWYMLTVALALAIHAGIILPLIVRFVAKRSPLEFARHMSSALLTAFSTASSNATLPLTISCVEQQAGISNRTSSFVLPLGATINMDGTALYEVVAVLFIAQATPGFEMSITTQVTIALTALIASIGAAGIPHAGLVMMAIVLQAVGLPLEAQGIIIAVDRILDMFRTSVNVWSDSCGCAVVQQLTESSD from the coding sequence ATGACGGGCGAGAATGATTCCGGCGGCTGGCCGCTGCACTACAGGATTCTGCTGGCGATGGTGATCGGCACCGTGGTCGGTGTGGCTTTGAATCCGGGGGAAATCGCGATCAGCGGTCCCGTGGAACTTCGGATCGTTCATGACGAAAACGCCATCCTGTTTTCCGAGGTGATTCCGGAAACGTCCAAAGTGCTGTATTCGGAAAAGTTCGCGGACGCTGCGGCTCTGGCAAAGAGCTATCCTCGTCTGGCTGAAGCGCTGGGAGAAAAGGCGGAACTGACGGTCGCCTGCGATAACCCTCGCGCCAGAATTGTGCGTGACCGCAGCGGAGTCACGATCGTCTGGCAGCGAAATCATGACGGCAATCCTGCCGTGTCCCAGATCGCTGCGTCATCCGGTGAAAAACTGCCGGAGTTCTGGCGGCTGCTGGTGAGCCAGCATCCGGCAGGCGTCGCGGGCGGAATGACGATCGCGGCAAAGGCGCTGGGAGACTTGTTTCTGCAACTGCTGAAAATGGTCACGGTGCCGCTGATATTAACATCTCTGGTCACGGGCGTGACGGGACTGGGCAGCCGCGGAAACTTCGGTCGGATGTTCGGCCGCACGATCACGTATTACATCGTGACCAGCATGCTGGCGATCACAACGGGGCTGGTGCTGGTGAACATCATCCATCCGGGAGTCGGAGCGATTCTGCCGGGCGGCGGCGCCGTGGTGGAACAATCTGAGGAATCCGTCGTCGAAATCGTCTTCCAGCAGGTGCTGCGGCTGTTTCCGGCGAATCCGATCGAAGCGATTGCTCAGGGCGAGTTCCTGTCGATCATTTCATTCGCGATTCTGCTGGGCATCTTCATCAACTTCATCGGAGGCGATCATGGCCAGCGGCTGACGGAACTGTTCGAAGCCGCGTTTGCCGTCATGATGAGAATGACGTCGTGGGTCATCAGTCTGGCGCCGTTCGGAGTCGCGGCGTTCATGATCTTCGCCACGGCGTCTCAGGGATTTGACGTCTTCCGGACGCTCGCCTGGTACATGCTGACGGTGGCTCTGGCGCTGGCGATTCATGCGGGAATCATTCTTCCGCTGATTGTGCGATTCGTCGCGAAGCGGAGTCCGCTGGAATTTGCCCGGCACATGAGTTCCGCCCTGCTGACAGCGTTTTCGACAGCTTCTTCCAACGCCACGTTGCCGCTGACGATTTCCTGTGTGGAACAGCAGGCCGGGATCTCCAATCGCACCAGTTCGTTCGTGCTGCCTCTGGGAGCCACGATCAACATGGACGGCACGGCTCTGTATGAAGTCGTGGCGGTGCTGTTTATCGCGCAGGCGACGCCGGGTTTCGAGATGTCGATCACGACGCAGGTCACGATCGCGCTGACGGCTCTGATTGCCAGTATCGGAGCTGCCGGGATTCCTCACGCCGGACTGGTGATGATGGCGATTGTGCTGCAGGCGGTGGGCCTGCCGCTGGAAGCTCAGGGCATCATCATTGCCGTTGACCGGATCCTGGACATGTTTCGCACATCGGTCAACGTGTGGAGCGATTCCTGCGGCTGTGCCGTCGTGCAGCAGTTGACGGAATCGTCGGACTGA
- a CDS encoding acyl-CoA synthetase, translating into MAAAKTKHLPIIERAVGHRDRIAVRSDSGIHTYHDLVVASANVAVALLNGTDDLNEARIAFLVPPGERYIAAQWGIWRAGGIAVPLSLAATGKELDYTLTDSRADTVVVVDELAERVTSLCRQHGLRQIRIDNLPSAPQVVLPEIATDRRAMILYTSGTTSKPKGVVTTHACIQAQMESLIEAWRWRPDDRIPLFLPLHHIHGIVNIMLCALWAGAEIEVFPRFELEAILNRVADRAYTVFMAVPTIYVKLIEVLEAMPPSERERTVRGFADMRLMISGSAALPASVHAAWTRLTGQKLLERYGMTEIGMALSNPFEGERRPGAVGQPLPGVEVRLQSESGESVTEDGVSGEIQVRGPNVFCEYWNRQEATRESFTDGWFRTGDMAVIENGYFRIMGRSSVDIIKSGGYKLSALEIEASLLDHPAIAQCAVVGLPDETWGETIAAAIVLKGEASLDADSLRRWCKDRVSPYKIPRRLLIVNELPRNAMGKVTKPAVTELFAAADRE; encoded by the coding sequence ATGGCTGCAGCGAAAACGAAACATCTGCCAATCATTGAACGCGCGGTCGGGCATCGTGATCGAATCGCCGTCCGTTCAGACTCAGGCATCCACACATACCACGATCTCGTTGTCGCGTCAGCAAACGTCGCTGTTGCGTTGCTGAACGGAACTGATGATTTGAACGAAGCGCGGATCGCGTTTCTTGTTCCTCCCGGCGAGCGGTACATCGCTGCGCAGTGGGGAATCTGGCGAGCAGGCGGAATTGCAGTGCCGCTGAGCCTTGCGGCGACCGGGAAGGAACTGGATTACACGCTGACAGACTCGCGAGCGGATACGGTGGTCGTCGTCGACGAACTGGCTGAGCGAGTCACATCGCTGTGCCGACAACACGGCCTGCGGCAGATCCGCATCGACAACCTTCCATCCGCACCGCAGGTTGTGCTGCCGGAGATTGCGACTGACCGCCGAGCCATGATTCTCTACACCAGCGGAACAACCAGCAAACCGAAAGGTGTTGTGACAACGCACGCGTGTATTCAGGCTCAGATGGAATCGCTGATCGAAGCGTGGCGCTGGCGGCCGGACGACCGAATTCCGCTGTTTCTGCCGCTGCACCACATTCACGGTATCGTCAATATCATGCTGTGTGCGCTGTGGGCCGGTGCTGAGATCGAAGTGTTTCCGCGATTCGAATTGGAAGCGATCCTTAACAGGGTCGCCGATCGCGCGTACACCGTCTTCATGGCCGTGCCGACAATCTATGTCAAGCTGATCGAAGTCCTGGAAGCGATGCCGCCATCTGAACGGGAACGGACCGTACGCGGCTTCGCGGACATGCGACTCATGATCTCCGGTTCCGCCGCACTTCCGGCGAGCGTGCATGCCGCCTGGACCAGACTGACCGGGCAGAAGCTTCTGGAACGTTACGGAATGACCGAGATCGGCATGGCGTTGTCCAACCCCTTTGAGGGAGAACGCCGTCCCGGTGCCGTCGGTCAGCCGCTCCCCGGGGTCGAGGTTCGTCTGCAGAGCGAGTCGGGTGAATCGGTGACGGAGGACGGCGTCTCCGGCGAGATTCAGGTTCGCGGTCCGAATGTCTTTTGCGAATACTGGAACCGGCAAGAGGCCACGCGTGAATCATTTACGGACGGCTGGTTTCGAACCGGTGACATGGCCGTCATCGAGAACGGATACTTTCGCATCATGGGTCGCAGCAGCGTCGACATCATCAAAAGCGGCGGCTACAAACTTTCCGCACTGGAAATCGAAGCGTCGCTGCTCGACCACCCGGCCATCGCTCAATGTGCCGTCGTCGGTCTGCCCGACGAAACCTGGGGCGAGACCATCGCCGCCGCCATCGTACTCAAAGGTGAAGCATCGCTCGATGCCGACTCACTGCGCCGCTGGTGCAAAGACCGCGTTTCCCCCTACAAAATCCCGCGTCGACTGCTCATCGTTAACGAACTGCCCCGAAACGCCATGGGCAAAGTCACCAAACCGGCCGTGACCGAACTGTTCGCTGCCGCGGACCGGGAGTGA